From Oncorhynchus masou masou isolate Uvic2021 unplaced genomic scaffold, UVic_Omas_1.1 unplaced_scaffold_1281, whole genome shotgun sequence, the proteins below share one genomic window:
- the LOC135530174 gene encoding synaptogyrin-1-like: protein MEGMAYGAGKAGGAFNPITFFQQPHTILRILSWFFSIVIFGSIANEGYVNRPDEAQEFCIFNRNQNACNYGLFMGTLAFLCCLVFLALDVYFPQISSVKDRKKAVLADVGVSAFWSFMWFVGFCFLTNQWQVAKLEDNPLREGGDAARAAITFAFFSIFTWGGLTLFSMERLKSVSFQEEYQKLFTPQPPIPLI, encoded by the exons ATGGAGGGCATGGCATATGGAGCTGGGAAGGCTGGAGGTGCTTTCAACCCTATAACGTTCTTCCAGCAGCCACACACCATCCTCCGGATCCTCTCGTGG TTTTTCTCTATTGTGATCTTTGGTTCGATAGCCAACGAGGGTTACGTGAACCGACCGGACGAGGCCCAGGAGTTCTGTATTTTCaacag gaACCAGAATGCGTGTAACTATGGACTCTTCATGGGAACCTTGGCCTTCCTCTGCTGTCTGGTCTTCCTGGCCCTGGATGTCTACTTCCCACAGATCAGCTCCGTCAAGGACCGCAAGAAGGCTGTACTGGCAGACGTAGGGGTTTCAG CATTCTGGTCCTTCATGTGGTTCGTGGGGTTCTGTTTCCTGACCAACCAATGGCAGGTGGCAAAGCTGGAGGACAACcccctgagggagggaggggatgccGCTCGTGCTGCTATCACCTTCGCCTTCTTCTCCATATTCACCTGG ggtgggctgactctcttctctatGGAGAGGCTAAAGAGTGTGTCCTTCCAAGAGGAATACCAGAAGCTGTTCACCCCTCAGCCCCCCATCCCACTAATATAA
- the LOC135530173 gene encoding protein CutA homolog isoform X2 yields the protein MLTLLRTVGLRAFSMASETYMSGTHSAAFVTCPNEQVAKDLARYEWQGKIQEDGEVLLMIKTRSSKVASLAEYVRSNHPYEVAEVISLPIEQGNPPYLKWLGDTVPE from the exons ATGCTCACGCTGCTGAGGACTGTGGGATTGAGAGCGTTCTCCATGGCGTCCGAGACCTACATGTCGGGCACACACTCTGCTGCCTTTGTCACCTGCCCCAACGAACAGGTGGCCAAAGATCTGGCCAG ATATGAGTGGCAGGGGAAGATCCAGGAGGATGGTGAAGTTTTGCTG ATGATAAAGACCAGAAGTTCTAAGGTTGCATCTCTGGCAGAATATGTTag GTCCAACCACCCATATGAAGTAGCAGAGGTCATCAGCCTACCCATAGAGCAGGGCAACCCACCCTACCTCAAGTGGCTTGGTGACACTGTACCAGAATGA
- the LOC135530173 gene encoding protein CutA homolog isoform X1 → MLTLLRTVGLRAFSMASETYMSGTHSAAFVTCPNEQVAKDLARGIVEKKLAACVNIVPQITSVYEWQGKIQEDGEVLLMIKTRSSKVASLAEYVRSNHPYEVAEVISLPIEQGNPPYLKWLGDTVPE, encoded by the exons ATGCTCACGCTGCTGAGGACTGTGGGATTGAGAGCGTTCTCCATGGCGTCCGAGACCTACATGTCGGGCACACACTCTGCTGCCTTTGTCACCTGCCCCAACGAACAGGTGGCCAAAGATCTGGCCAG GGGAATCGTTGAGAAGAAGCTGGCTGCTTGTGTCAACATCGTCCCCCAAATCACATCTGT ATATGAGTGGCAGGGGAAGATCCAGGAGGATGGTGAAGTTTTGCTG ATGATAAAGACCAGAAGTTCTAAGGTTGCATCTCTGGCAGAATATGTTag GTCCAACCACCCATATGAAGTAGCAGAGGTCATCAGCCTACCCATAGAGCAGGGCAACCCACCCTACCTCAAGTGGCTTGGTGACACTGTACCAGAATGA